Within the Pygocentrus nattereri isolate fPygNat1 chromosome 28, fPygNat1.pri, whole genome shotgun sequence genome, the region TGAGAAGCTCTCTTCTTTGAGTTCTGCCTTCACAAAGCCTTGGACTCATTTAGAAACTCCACACTCAGTTTGCTCCCATCTCAACAAATCACAGTTTTGCTAGAGATGCTTCGATACTACTTTTTCTGTTACAACAACGATGCTGATATTGAAACTCTgagtatcagctgatactgatctgattttttttttaattagctaTTTTTAACTGAAGTACTTTACTGAAGATGAGCACCACACTGAAACTACTTAAATAGTCTAGTACTCCACAGTAAGAAATGCACAgctaacatcatattaaatttGTATCTCCCTGATATctaatccagcattttctgctgatatcaggCCAATACTGATACCTCTTGATACAAACATGCCGTCTCTAGTGTTTGCACATACTGAATTAAAGGTAAATCGCACTCCTTGTTTTCTGCTTGTGGAACTACTGTTTTACTGATTTTGTCTACTTTTGTCTAATTGAACTGGTTCACAAACCTCAGAAAAGTGATACACATCATGATCATTTCTTCAAGTACTGTGATGCAATGTTTGTGCTACATCACCCAGCCTTGTCCTGGTGTATTCCAGACCTGTGTACACATTCGGTCCAAGCAGTCTCTAATTAAAGGCCTTTTTAAGCTGAGGTCAATGGGCTAAAAGACTAACATGCAGGTATGGGCACTTGGAAGTTGGAGAGAACTGGGTTAGCAGACGTACCTGGCCATGCCCAGGCTGGAGAAGCCAGGAGGAACGATGAGCACATCCAGACGTGAAAATGGGTGGACACCCAAAAGAGAGTGAGCGGCAGACAGGCAGAGGGGCAGGAGTGGCAGCACGTTGGTTTCTGCCTTCTGCAGGTGACAGAATGGGGCAAACACTCGATGGGGTATGACATCCTGAGCCCTAGAGGTGCTGAGCCTGAAACGACATGGATAATCCACATGGGAGCAAATGCTCTGCTCATCTTCTTCGGCAGAAAAGATCAACTTGGGATGCGAGCTTTTGCGGTCACAGCTTTGATCTGTAGGTTGACTTCCTGTGTAAGTCATGCCTCTGCTGcaataaagacagaaatatatacatatcaaacataaaataaataaataaataaataaacattttatgcaATCCAACACAAACCAGGGTATAAATAATACGGAGTTAATAATGATTATGAATCTTTAGGAAATCGCATCACAAAATCTCAAATCTCATCACGTTTCAGTTCATTTCTATTAGTTGTGTATGATCctaaactattttttttctatagagTATAGAATAGTACGATAGTGGaatatggacaaaaaaaaaaaaaaacacaacagatcaagcactgcagcctcagcacatttattttcaagaaGTGCCATTCCAATAAAACAAACTATAACCAAgatttaaaatttcaaaatgaaaaaaaaaaaactttattattatgataattGATTTTCAAAATCAATGCGGTTGAACTGCCACCTTCAGATCGATCGATCATGATTTTTACACCTCCAACACAGGCAAGATCATATCACAGACAACAGTAACTTCAATGAAAAGTACTTACCAGGTTAATGTTGCACAGGGCTCCTCACTTTCCCCTTCCTCAAGGTTGTGAACCCGAACCCTGGCTTCCTGCCACTTCCCTGCTGCTATGGTAAAAGTTGAGGCAGGCATTGGCATAGTAACATAATAATCCCATTGTAAGAAACCTGTTAAATAGAGCGAGAAATAGGTGTTAAGTTTGTCCAAGTGGCTTTTGAGTGCAAGCACTAGTTGCACTACATATTTCCGTTGAATTACACGCCAAATTATTGTTTTCAACAGACCCGTCTCCTCAGGCATGGGACTGGCCTGATTTTCACCACTCAGCAAAACCGTATATTCACACGGGGCCTTCACACACGCCTGCCAGGTCGACATCGCAACAGGTGGTTCTTGGCATGGGAAAAGAGCTCTGTTGTTGATTGGGGAGCCCATGGTGTAAACACAGCACCTAAACATGTGAAAAGGACATACACTATCCTGAACATTATGAGCCTTTAAGCGTAAAGCATGTCAGGGCAGGGCTGATCTAGGACCAGAATTACCTTCGATTAGGCTGATCTCATTTTTTGCTCCACTTGGGAAGGAGTGGTATACAGAGCACTGATAGACTTAGTGTAACTTCAGAGAATTTGTAATCAAATGGACAAAGGAAGGGACAAAATTCAAGCGGTTTTACCACCGCAACAtatttatgtctatttttatagGTACCAGTATGTACTACAGGGTCAGACACCACATATGAAAGGTTATCTGAGATTACTCAAAAGGCATTCCAGCATGAAtttgcatttaatatgttgtttaaGTTATGTTATGTAGTATTGTATGGTGCAGCCCTGCATCCCTCAGCCTCGTGAGCTTGACGAAATTCACTGCATTGcatcctttttgtgttttcatccaatctgtgttctctcactacaatacccagcatgcattatgtaaatatgtcaACACAATCATTGGGAACCCCCCACAGTTGTAAAATAATCTTAACTCTAGCTTGTCCACTGATGtaaaggctaataaatacagaccGGTGCTCACCTGTCATCCTGGTCTTTTGTCCACCTCACTGAGCCTCCTGTAGGTTTGGTCTCATACCAGATCCTAAGGCAAGGAGGGAAGTCGCTAGGGGATTGAACCCCTTTCTTTCTGACTTGAAGACTCCACTGGTCCATGTGGAACAGCAGTGGCTGTGTATGAACCCCAGAGGCGTAGCTGCACTGGAGATAGAGGTCATGCTGTTGTCTCCATCGGTCTGAAGGAATGGATATCAGCTTCTGTACTAAAACAAATGATGAATTCTGACTGTCCTGATCCACCGTGTCTCCCTTGAGAAGGTCCCCAAGCTCAGGCACAGTGGACACATCCACCTCCTCCACCTTGGACACCAGCAGGTCACAGCAGTccaaaatcaatgtaaaatcCTCATTCATATCATCCCATGGCAGCTTACTTACACCACTTTTTTGATCAAGGTTTGGTCCTGCATCATCAGGTACATGCGTGGAAGTAAAACAACTGGCTTGTTCCACATCACCAGCATCCTGTGGGTGTGGATCTTCTGAGAATGCTAAAGATACAGCTCCTTTACCAGGCTCCAGAAACAGGACAATGTTGCCACCGATGACCTTCTTCTGGAAGTCAACAGTCAAGTCCAGCACATAGTGCCTGACCAGCACATGATTAGTGTTGGCTCGCAAAGGCAGGTCATCTTTATTAGGGTCCAGCTCAGGTTGATGCTTAGGCtccatcattcagtgtgttggtTCTGTCAGGAATTCATTTCTCAATTTACAGTGTGCAAACGTCAGACTCATTTCACCGTTAACACCAATTTATTTCACACTGCGGGATTCATTACTTAAGTCGTGATGGCCTGAAATTGAAAAGATGGGTTAATTTAACAGTTCCGCTTCAGAACATCAAGATACAGAAAATTTCTAGCAAGATGATTTGAGTAAATGTGACAAATTCTGACAGAAAGCTTAAAAGGACACGCTGAAATGAATACATTAATTATTTGGTATAAACATGTCGATTTGCACCAAAAAGCTGCAGTGGTCTCAGAGCAAGATTTGTATGTTTAGATGTGTAAAGACTAGGGAAACCCCTTATGATGATTATagcaaaatcatgaattctgtcaaaccagtGAGGATAATGAGTGCCATACTGTGCTTACATAATTTTACATAACATGGCAGGTTATATTAAAAGCTAGTTTTAGGTCAGAATGCCCCTTAAAAGTGGAGGAGGCTGTTCTTTTGCACTAAGGGTGAACAAACATTAGTCTTGACAGCATTAAACAGGTAAAAGGGAGTCGACGGGTATTTTACGAGTATTTTTTAATCGGTGTATATTTTCATGTCAGATTTGAGCATCAACACACGACAATTTAAAAGTTTATGGTTGCACATCTAGTGTAGGATTGCTGTGAGAAGGCCTGTGGTGCTATTCCAACTTTTTCTAGACCCCCTGAGCCACATACAGCAGGGCAGCACACACCAACCAGCCATAACAtttaaaccacctcactgcatCTGCattcattgtccactttatcagctccactgaccgtatagctgcactctgtagttacacagttacagactgtagtccatctgtctctctgatactctgttagcccccttttaccctgttcttcaatgggcAGGACCCAACGACCAGTTGTAGTCTGGACTACAGTGCGCCGATatggcggtggtgtgttagtgtgtgttgctctggtgcgagtggatcagacacagcagtgcagctggagtttaaAACACTGTGCCCACTCACTTTCCACTCTGTTAGCCACTACCTTGTTGTAGATGTGAAGACaaagacagtagctcatctgatgctgcacagcttgtgtcggtcatcctctagcccttcatcagtggtcacaggacgctgcccacaggacgctgttggctggatatttctgggtggtggactattcccagtccagcagtgacaatgaggggtttaaaaactccagcagcactgctgtgtctgatccactcagaccagcacagcacacactaacacaccaccaccacatcagtttcAAAAAagggttaacaaagtatgcagtaAACCAGACGGaccacagatggactacagggTGTAACTGCAGAATACAAAGCGCTGCTGTAGGGCAAGGGGAGCAGCAAGAGGGGGGTGTTCATGTTTATGGCTGGTCGGTGTACAACACCATTAAACAGGAACATGAAGCAAAGTGCGCAGAACTGCCTGCCTGCGTGATTTGAACGCACCCTAGCTACTGAACTCAGTGCTGGGGAAACTCCGGACTTTTTAATATCAGTTTAACAGACAATAATAGAGGCGGTGAGTGTCGGGCGTCATGAAATGCGGAGTGTTTGCGTTTCGATGTTTCCACATATCACCATCACCATTAAAACAGCTTAACAACTCCAGCCAGTGGGTTTTTCCCGTCACCGCCTGGAGCTTCTGCCTCTTCCCCGCACCGTAGTGGCTTTTAACGCCATGCTCTGCGCCAAGCCGTCCGACTCTGGGGCTGGACGTGCAGGCAGAGGTAAAAgcctgtaagtgtgtgttgcgcAGATGCGGCTGTGTGAACAACCGGCTGCTTCCACAAACCTGCGTCTCCCAGCGGCTCCACCGCCGAGCGCTGAACCGCCGAGCACGCTGTCGCACACGGACAGTCATCACTGCTCCGCGCCGGAGAGTAGAGCTGTAGATAAGCTGGATTTACCTCAGCACGGACTGCTAACAGACCCACAAACGGACTTTACCCGTTGTCCAAATCTGAAAtaggcagtggtggacagtaactgagtaactgagtaaatgtaattagtttctgtactttagtatttttttcctgtatctgtacttaagtttttcaattactgggcgactttttcctttcactccactacatttcagagtctaatgtccgactttttcctcctacattgtgagaaatctgtcgttccttttggtttctgtgtgtataaaaacgtcacatgtcaaaacgaaagaagcgcaaagccagagcaccaatcagggcccagcggtcactttgtttagagctggttttgacctgttggtcataccgacccagtgcagcacgcggttcaacgtcagcgcagcagcgtaaaactttgggagagtctgttcaacataaatgatgaactaacctaactttgtgtaaatagagctcaatatagaaatatgtccacatatgcagtcgagactgacgcggcttttttctgaatttctacaaacaccatttcattttatagtaaatgagtttgggctggtttatgtttatgaacagacgcctacagatcaacatagtaaaggagctcatctgtgatcctgagtttaaagccagtttttattcaacttaaacttggaactaagttgtaaataaatctgaaactgaaactttgcttgtgtgtaaaaagtgatttcagagccactcggttctccctgatggaacctgtttaccttcagtgttttgtgcttctgatcattttaatagacgtcagcgtcactaattaatgacgttctattaaaagactggtttaccaagagagacgctggaggactttcacctgaaatgagttcatgaagccagtctggttataaaaatgataacaggaccagatcagagccagaattactcttttagtacttttactttatacttaagtacatttgaaggtaaatactttagtagttttactcaagtggaggtctaaagggaggaacttctacttttactggagtgatatttaccttgggggtctctactttaactcaaggacATGATTTGTGAACTTAGTCCACCTCTGGAAATATGCCCTGCTAAAATAATGACCTTTGAATAATAACAACTGCCTACAAATGAACCGAGTCACGAcagtttaaaataacagtggaaaaggaaacaaaagtgtgagacacaaaagaaaaatcttCTGCATTCGGGCGATTATTAAGGCTGTAGACTCCGCATGATTAGCTAACTGCTCTGTAAATACGGCCACTACACGGAGACATGAAGCATGGAGATCTGGAGAAAACATACCCTGCTTTATATCCAGGGAACTGAGTACCATAATGCACTGTTTGTGATGAGCAAAGCCCTTTGCGCGGTTGCCAGTTGTGCTTATTAAACAACAATAGgcttatttttctgtaaagtcaCTTACAAGTATTGAAAGTCGTGGAATCTGGTTGCTTGTTTCTGTTGAGAGATCTGGCGACACTGTGTAACGTTAGTGTGTAAAATCATTTACAGCACAAATTCTGTTCTGTCTAATAATGCTCTATATCAGGGCTGCCCAGTCCTGGTGCTGGACATCTACCACCCTACAGAGTTTAGCTCCTTCCTTAATCTAACGCACCTGATCCAGATAGTGAAGGCATTCAGGAGCATCCAGATGTTAGAGCCAGGTGCGCTGGATCTGAGGTAGTAGATCTTCAGGACTAGGGCTAAACACCCTTGTTCTATATAATGCTTCATATTTTCGAATATAGAGTGTAGTGATTAAGGGAATGTAGAGTGTAGGGATTAAGGGAATGTAGAGTGTAGGGATTAAGGGAATGTAGAGTGTAGGGATTAAGGGAATGTAGAGCGTAGTGATTAAGGGAATATAGAGTGTAGTGATTAAGGGAATGTAGAGTGTAGTGATTAAGGGAATGTATAGTGATTAAGGGAATGTGGGGTATAGtgattaagggaatttagagtGTAGTGATTAAGGGAATATAGAGTGTAGTGATTAAGGGAATGTAGAGTGTAGTGATTAAGGGAATGTATAGTGATTAAGGGAATGTGGGGTATAGtgattaagggaatttagagtGTAGTGATTAAGGGAATGTAGGGTGTAGTGATTAAGGGAATATAGAGTGTAGTGATTAAGGGAATGTAGAGTGTAGTGATTAAGGGAATGTGGGGTATAGTGATCAAGGGAATGTAGTGTGTAGTGATTAAGGGAATGTAGAGTGTAGTGATTAAGGGAGTGTGGGGTATAGTGATTAAGGGAATGTAGAGTGTAGTGATTAAGGGAATATAGAGTGTAGTGATTAAGGGAATGTAGAGTGTAGTGATTAAGGGAATGTATAGTGATTAAGGGAATGTGGGGTATAGtgattaagggaatttagagtGTAGTGATTAAGGGAATGTAGGGTGTAGTGATTAAGGGAATATAGAGTGTAGTGATTAAGGGAATGTAGAGTGTAGTGATTAAGGGAATGTGGGGTATAGTGATCAAGGGAATGTAGTGTGTAGTGATTAAGGGAATGTAGAGTGTAGTGATTAAGGGAATGTGGGGTATAGTGATCAAGGGAATGTAGTGTGTAGTGATTAAGGGAATGTGGGGTATAGTGATTAAGGGAATGTAGTGTGTAGTGATTAAGGGAATGTAGAGTTTAGTGATTAAGGGAATGTAAGGTGTAGTGATTAAAGGAATGTATAGTGATTAAGGGAATGTAGGGTGTAGTGATTAAGGGAATGTGTAGTGATTAAGGGAATGTAGGGTGTAGTGATTAAGGGAATGTAGGGTGTAGTGATTAAGGGAATATAGAGTGTAGTGATTAAGGGAATATAGAGTGTAGTAATTAAGGGAATGTAGAGTGTAGTGATTAAGGGAATGTATAGTGATTAAGGGAATGTAGGGTGTAGTGATTAAGGGACTGTGTAGTGATTAAGGGAATGTAGGGTGTAGTGATTAAGGGAATGTGTAGTGATTAAGGGAATGTAGGGTGTAGTGATTAAGGGAATGTAGGGTGTAGTGATTAAGGGAATATAGAGTGTAGTGATTAAGGGAATATAGAGTGTAGTAATTAAGGGAATGTAGAGTGTAGTAATTAAGGGAATGTAGAGTGTAGTGATTAAGGGAATGTATAGTGATTAAGGGAATGTAGGGTGTAGTGATTAAGGGAATGTAGGGTGTAGTGATTAAGGGAATGTGCGGTATAGTGATTAAGGGAATATAGAGTGTAGTGATTAAGGGAATGTAGAGTGTAGTGATTAAGGGAATGTAGAGTTTAGTGATTAAGGGAATGTAGAGCATAGTGATTAAGGGAATGTAGAGTGTAGTGATTAAGGGAATGTATAGTGATTAAGGGAATGTAGGGTGTAGTGATTAAGGGAATGTGTAGTGATTAAGGGAATGTTGGGTGTAGTGATTAAGGGAATGTAGGGTGTAGTGATTAAGGGAATGTAGGGTGTAGTGATTAAGGGAATGTGAGGTATAGTGATTAAGGGAATATAGAGTGTAGTGATTAAGGGAATGTAAGGTGTAGTGATTAAGGGAATGTAGGGTGTAGTGATTAAGGGAATGTGGGGTATAGTGATTAAGGGAATATAGAGTGTAGTGATTAAGGGAATGTAAGGTGTAGTGAATAAGGGAATGTAGGGTGTAGTGATTAAGGGAATGTAAGGTGTAGTGAATAAGGGAATGTAGGGTGTAGTGATTAAGGGAATGTAGGGTGTAGTGATTAAGGGAATATAGAGTGTAGTGATTAAGGGAATGTAGGGTGTAGTGATTAAGGGAATGTAGGGTGTAGTGATTAAGGGAATGTAGAGTGTAGTGATTAAGGGAATGTAGAGTGTAGTGATTAAGGGAATGTAGGGTGTAGTGATTAAGGGAATATAGAGTGTAGTGATTAAGGGAATGTAGAGTGTAGTGATTAAGGGAATGTAGGGTGTAGTGATTAAGGGAATATAGAGTGTAGTGATTAAGGGAATGTAGGGTGTAGTGATTAAGGGAATGTAGGGTGTAGTGATTAAGGGAATATAGAGTGTAGTGATTAAGGGAATATAGAGTGTAGTGATTAAGGGAATGTAGGGTGTAGTGATTAAGGGAATATAGAGTGTAGTGATTAAGGGAATGTAGGGTGTAGTGATTAAGGGAATGTAGGGTGTAGTGATTAAGGGAATATAGAGTGTAGTGATTAAGGGAATATAGAGTGTAGTGATTAAGGGAATGTAGAGTGTAGTGATTAAGGGAATATAGAGTGTAGTGATTAAGGGAATGTAGAGTGTAGTGATTAAGGGAATATAGAGTGTAGTGATTAAGGGAATGTAGGGTGTAGTAATTAAGGGAATGTAGagtcacacagagacacataaTATAACAAAAGTTGTAGGATATGGAAATGTATCATACTTCTGTGGCACTGACACGTAATAGCAATCATTTGAAACGTGCAATATAGTGTGATGAAAAGAAGTTTGTAAATGATGTTGTTTGCTGGAAGCGACCACACAGCTTTTACCATTAAAcgtttatttgattcatttgcATGGCATTGATAAAAAATAGATCAATATCCACTTCTGTGCTTCTTACTGAGACCTCAGGAACAGAAAACAATCTAATAATTTTCAAAACTGAACAGTTCTCACACTGTAAAGAGCAGCAAGGTGTGTAACAGATCGAATGGTGCCATGAGGTTGATAACTAAACCAAATACTTCTTCCAAAACAGCCGGTTCAGCTATGGCCTGATATTATGGGATTAATTCTAATGGTAATGATTTTCATAATTTGGCACAGTACAAACTgacaaaacaacataaaaacagtCCAGAACAAAATATCAGCttagaaatacataaaacaacaaaacgaAAAATGTTCCTTATCAACGTTTGATAAGCCCACCCACCGTGCGGTATCTTTTTAACTGATGTTGACTTTCTCATCATTCTTATTGCCTCTTTCTGATAAGAGTTAATCATGAGCACATTGTTACTGGTACATCACAGCCAGTGCTGATCAAACCAGTGAGCACATCGTAGCTAAAATTCTCTATAAATAAAGCAGAACATATATACATCTATTTCATATATCTctgttaaaatatatatatatattctattatTGCAGCCAAAATCCAGAGAATAACTCGTGTTTGATGACATCAGGTTCAAACGTTAAAACATTTAGACATTACAGTTTGCAACACTGCAAAATAATTCAATGTTCCATGTAAAGTTTACACTTGTACATAAAatcctcatttatttatttatttatttatttttgaaaacattttcaagTTGGTAGTTTGGTAGTTGATGACAATTATGACTTCCTGATATTCCCTTTTGGAATGCTGTTACAACAGAGCAATCAagacaatgttttaaaacagacaaaaaaggaaCGTGTTGATTTCGCGTTCTATTTTATGGACAACAAAACCGTCGTATGTGGTCTCAGATGCAAGTCCTCAATATCCCATCTCACTCTTTCCATTAGAGCTCAGTGGGTGAATGTGTTAATAAATAGTTCAATACTTATTATCATTTAACAGCTACCAAAGTACCAACCTGCTGAAATCACAGCCAGAAATTCTGCTGTCAAACGGAGAACACAAGAACAGAGACAGATAAAACAAAAGGACATTCCTGGAATCATCTATGTTCAGTATCACTTTGATGAACTGGACCTCAAATAACAGCATATGTGATATGATCTAGCATCTTTAATACTGTGCGTGAAACCCGGCTCCAGCCATCCAAACAACGTCGTTCCTCTTCTCTGAATGACGGAACGTTCTCTTCCCGATGTCCCCTGGAGACCCCGTTCTCATGACATCATGAACTCTCCTCCTGAGTGCGGCGGAAACTGTGCCGTTTGATGGAGTCCCTGTTCCAAACAAGAcgggaaggaggaggagaagctTTCAAAGGGCGGCGAAAGAGTAACTAGTACAACGACTCCTTGAAAAGGAGCTTTGGTGATGTTGAATTTTTAGATGAAGGACCGTTCTACACTACAACATCCGGGCACAATGACGTGCCTAGTCACACTGGTTAAATCAGATCAGTGACTTTACTCCTTTACTACAGCAATGAATCCATTTCACAGAAAGCAGTCCTCCGCTCTACAGGCTTAGTGAGAACAGACCTGTTTTCTGTGCGAGCATCACCACTGTAGGCTTGGCACACCCTTAAAGAAACAGTctggcaaaaaatctgatttcctcTCATCTCTAATACTGTCAATAAGCCAAGAGGTTtggtgcttctttagttttttaagATAAAAGTCTTTATGTAGCTGAAAAGTAATGGAAGCACCAATCAGGGCTGTGCAAACTACATGCCTAATATCTAGCCGACCGAACGTGACTTTCAGAATCTCAatgtatgtcatttttttctctaataACACCTTCACCATGTCTGTTTTAGTTGCTCGCcccttggggcagtcgtgggctggaggttagggatctggccctgtgaccggaaggttgccggttcgatccccagggcacccaactgctccccgggcgccgtggatagggctccagtgtgctcactgccccctagtgtgtgtgttcactagtgtgtatgtggtgtttcacttcaaggatgggttaaatgcggaggtggaattttcccggttgtgggatcaaaaaagtatcacttaacttccTTGAGTTTTCTAGCACTCTCACTGGCAACAGCTCCTTAGTGTTGCTATTGCTTTCATAgattttggcccaatcccatttcttatttttatccctaccccttgttttgaAGTGTCATCTTGCCTCTTCGATCTGAGtttggttgaaatcttcccatACGAAATGGAAacgaccctcaaataaaaaagaactttACTTctttaacaggctactagtggtgctctgtaggcgaccgtgccagcctgcagtgacagcagaggagggttcGTCAACCTCAAAGCTGGGCCTAGTAAAATTTAATGAATcttatgccttcaaagaggggagATGTGGTAATTATATATTATCTCCCAGCCATAAATCTTCCGTGACTTGAAGCTGGAGTcagctatttgccagcttcttgtttgaatcttcccgttccaccttaaacggcgcagcagttctgatgcctgaggcgccagaaactgctgcatcatttacgAACGGGAAATGTAGCTGCAAGCTGCtaagacatcagcatactattagtgatttttctgcttgttatgaagaaaagcaccataatacattgaaacaacattaaactgaaATGACACAGATTAAAGGACTCATTGCTGAGAATGTCAAACCTGCTTTCAAACAGCTCTCAGACTGGAAAACTAAACTGAGCTGTTCAAAACACACGAGCAGTCATCACGTGGGTGTACAACTGGGTGCcttgctgaaaaaaaatctgtctccGTTAGGGAAACTGGGGCTAAAAACACAGTCATCACCCACTTCCCTCAAACCgtgttgttaagtaatctcaagcAGTCAGGTTTGTTTGGTTTCTTTCACTGtatcagactgtagtccacgtcttgaagcctgaattc harbors:
- the aopep gene encoding aminopeptidase O, translating into MMEPKHQPELDPNKDDLPLRANTNHVLVRHYVLDLTVDFQKKVIGGNIVLFLEPGKGAVSLAFSEDPHPQDAGDVEQASCFTSTHVPDDAGPNLDQKSGVSKLPWDDMNEDFTLILDCCDLLVSKVEEVDVSTVPELGDLLKGDTVDQDSQNSSFVLVQKLISIPSDRWRQQHDLYLQCSYASGVHTQPLLFHMDQWSLQVRKKGVQSPSDFPPCLRIWYETKPTGGSVRWTKDQDDRCCVYTMGSPINNRALFPCQEPPVAMSTWQACVKAPCEYTVLLSGENQASPMPEETGFLQWDYYVTMPMPASTFTIAAGKWQEARVRVHNLEEGESEEPCATLTCRGMTYTGSQPTDQSCDRKSSHPKLIFSAEEDEQSICSHVDYPCRFRLSTSRAQDVIPHRVFAPFCHLQKAETNVLPLLPLCLSAAHSLLGVHPFSRLDVLIVPPGFSSLGMASPHIIFLSQSVLAGERGLCGARLCHEIAHSWFGLAIGARDWTEEWISEGFATYLEDVFWAKVQQLGTREDEEQRRLKALLRWRRLKDELQNSDEELQVLRPNKDTTGEVSESGASVVKHALNPGKPFLQVHYLKGYFLLKCLASKVGEDEFLSFFRLFVRRFHGQLILSQDFLQMFLDTFPALSSQGLTLGAIYSDWLDTPGIPKWLEEISSTWTHTQPVKEVKEEVVKWMLLSGGVGKGTKRKRAEPKVHFKEMSPEQLVLLLEFLLEEAELSVSCLSLLQTTYSLRDQDAEVKHRWCELVVKHKYTAAYRDVESFLIHDQAMGVYLYGELMLQEDGRQQALARRCLSAIKDDMDQSARCVVEEMIF